In Wolbachia endosymbiont of Spodoptera picta, a single window of DNA contains:
- a CDS encoding DUF2610 domain-containing protein: MVESIKKFTVQCDFKGQSSPFAIYIGDPKSDTHPIHYQDSWLAKERGGNIPNRVKESLQKLYKLSKENGISFSELCAYAITVVSNNDKKNDCK, from the coding sequence ATGGTTGAGTCTATAAAAAAATTTACTGTACAGTGTGATTTCAAAGGGCAAAGTTCACCTTTTGCAATATACATAGGAGATCCAAAGAGTGATACTCATCCAATTCACTATCAAGATTCCTGGCTTGCAAAGGAGCGTGGAGGAAACATACCTAATAGAGTCAAAGAAAGTCTGCAAAAATTATATAAGTTATCTAAAGAAAATGGAATCTCTTTCTCAGAATTATGTGCATATGCTATTACTGTAGTTAGTAATAATGATAAAAAAAATGACTGCAAGTAG
- a CDS encoding class I SAM-dependent methyltransferase, whose translation MLTYIHELIDKSQGSISISNFMNAALYHKEYGYYMNKLPLGKDGDFITAPEISQLFGETTAVWIMDTWEKLGKPSKFSLAELGPGKGTLIHDVIRVTKKYSCFFSSMDIHLVEISPILQKIQKEKLKGLDINWHTDVDNLPNQPTIFFSNEFFDALPIDQFVYRDGQWYENRVIKQDDGSLSLSLQCLTRPKTGLQTGMTGGFNGAVVEVCLAGIEILKKLENKIVNNGGAALIIDYGYLYPSYKSTLQSIRQHQYANFLENIGNSDITALVNFQALKDSLKYLNCEILTQREFLYLFGIKERAQALMKNASNEQKNKIFSEFLRLTENMGTLFKVMLIHHL comes from the coding sequence ATGCTTACTTATATACACGAATTAATTGATAAAAGCCAAGGATCAATATCCATCAGTAATTTTATGAATGCTGCTCTATATCATAAAGAGTACGGCTATTACATGAATAAATTACCACTTGGCAAAGATGGTGATTTCATTACTGCACCTGAAATTAGTCAGCTGTTTGGTGAAACAACTGCAGTTTGGATAATGGATACATGGGAAAAATTAGGAAAGCCATCAAAATTTTCTCTAGCTGAACTTGGGCCAGGTAAAGGAACACTCATTCATGATGTAATAAGAGTCACCAAAAAATATAGCTGTTTTTTTAGCTCAATGGACATTCATCTAGTTGAGATAAGCCCTATTTTACAGAAAATACAAAAGGAAAAATTAAAGGGATTAGATATTAATTGGCACACAGATGTCGACAACTTACCAAATCAGCCAACTATTTTTTTTTCAAATGAGTTCTTTGATGCTCTTCCAATTGATCAGTTTGTTTATCGTGATGGGCAGTGGTATGAAAATAGAGTAATAAAACAAGATGATGGCAGTCTTTCATTGTCACTCCAGTGCTTAACCAGACCAAAAACTGGACTCCAGACTGGAATGACAGGGGGTTTCAATGGTGCAGTAGTGGAAGTATGCCTAGCCGGAATCGAAATATTAAAGAAACTTGAGAATAAGATAGTCAATAACGGAGGAGCTGCCCTGATTATAGATTATGGTTATTTATATCCTTCATACAAGAGCACTTTGCAATCGATAAGGCAGCATCAGTATGCTAATTTTCTTGAAAATATTGGTAACAGTGATATTACTGCACTTGTAAACTTTCAAGCGTTAAAAGATTCATTAAAATACTTAAATTGTGAGATTTTAACTCAAAGAGAATTTTTATATTTGTTTGGTATAAAGGAAAGAGCGCAAGCTTTAATGAAAAATGCAAGTAATGAACAGAAGAATAAGATCTTCAGTGAATTTTTAAGGTTAACTGAAAATATGGGTACTCTCTTTAAGGTAATGCTGATTCACCATTTGTAG
- a CDS encoding ankyrin repeat domain-containing protein yields the protein MACEEDIHQLVESGFDINSKDVSGVTLLHKFTKEGDLVGVKSLLEHEADFNVVDNENRNPLHYAIMHGHKKIAKLLVNQLTINSRDKNGFTPLHLATLQDNTELMDFLITKGAKINEKDAEKGYTPLHIASLYGSKKSVQILIDSGANLECEDNNFRTPLFLTIYQCTTHYESRVEIIEYLIKKGANIEAKDAENNTTLFLAAYNNKMQLVKLIVKQAKAKLKEFICTKNKHGFDALDCAIKNNNRQMVTFLVSKGIEADDQDCSGNTRLHKASYNGDTKAVKFLLELKVNVNAVTRCNRTPLLLAAKKGHVEIVRMLLAVKANMNICDQQGFTPLHLTIQKDYFDIAQLLIEKGAINCSNDYTAIDMFIDKAHSKKNIEENYKKFCRFLMLYLKELHSKHKAFCVLSILALSLTIIGLPFIFKPIIKYRERSKIYKKIRAMLIYI from the coding sequence ATGGCGTGTGAGGAAGACATACATCAATTGGTAGAAAGTGGATTTGATATTAACTCAAAAGATGTAAGCGGAGTCACTCTCTTGCATAAGTTTACAAAAGAAGGCGATTTAGTTGGAGTAAAATCATTATTAGAGCACGAAGCTGACTTTAATGTTGTGGACAACGAAAATAGAAATCCACTGCATTATGCTATTATGCATGGACACAAAAAAATTGCTAAACTTCTTGTTAATCAACTGACAATTAATTCTAGAGATAAAAATGGATTTACTCCACTTCACCTTGCTACACTACAAGATAACACAGAATTAATGGATTTTTTAATAACAAAAGGCGCAAAAATTAATGAAAAAGATGCTGAGAAAGGCTATACTCCTCTTCACATAGCTTCATTATACGGTTCTAAAAAGAGCGTCCAGATTTTAATTGATAGCGGAGCAAATCTTGAATGTGAAGATAACAACTTTCGTACTCCTTTATTTTTGACCATTTATCAATGTACTACACATTATGAAAGTAGAGTAGAGATTATAGAATATCTGATAAAGAAAGGTGCAAACATAGAAGCAAAAGATGCAGAAAATAATACTACGCTTTTTCTAGCAGCATATAACAACAAAATGCAACTGGTAAAGCTTATTGTAAAGCAAGCAAAAGCTAAGTTAAAAGAGTTTATTTGCACAAAAAATAAACATGGTTTTGATGCACTGGATTGCGCTATTAAGAATAATAATAGGCAAATGGTAACATTTCTTGTTTCAAAGGGAATAGAAGCAGATGACCAAGATTGTAGCGGTAACACCAGGTTACATAAAGCTAGCTATAATGGTGATACTAAAGCAGTTAAGTTCTTATTGGAGCTTAAGGTAAACGTTAATGCCGTCACTAGATGCAACAGAACTCCTCTGCTACTTGCAGCTAAAAAAGGCCATGTAGAAATTGTAAGAATGTTGTTAGCAGTAAAAGCCAATATGAATATTTGTGATCAACAAGGTTTTACACCTCTGCATCTTACTATTCAAAAGGATTATTTTGATATAGCTCAGCTATTAATAGAAAAAGGGGCAATTAATTGTAGTAATGATTATACTGCAATAGATATGTTTATTGACAAGGCTCATAGCAAAAAAAATATTGAAGAAAATTACAAAAAATTTTGTAGGTTTTTGATGCTTTACTTGAAAGAGCTACATAGTAAACACAAAGCCTTTTGTGTACTTTCAATCCTAGCTCTAAGCTTAACAATTATAGGTTTACCATTTATTTTCAAGCCTATTATTAAATATAGAGAAAGAAGTAAAATATATAAAAAAATTAGGGCTATGCTGATTTATATTTAA
- a CDS encoding ankyrin repeat domain-containing protein, whose amino-acid sequence MEIVAPLFLLDAAQAGHLDVVKYLVEIANAGVNYVVSTLSLPHFDYEKTALMFAAKSSHFV is encoded by the coding sequence ATGGAGATAGTTGCTCCACTCTTTTTACTTGATGCTGCTCAAGCAGGTCACTTGGATGTAGTAAAATACTTAGTAGAAATAGCAAACGCAGGTGTTAATTATGTAGTTAGTACTCTTAGTCTACCTCATTTTGACTATGAAAAAACTGCTCTAATGTTTGCTGCTAAAAGTAGTCATTTTGTATAG
- a CDS encoding COQ9 family protein, protein MEQKLIVDELIKVIPFEGISDATLLKVCTNLNLANSFCKFQNGIYSALEYIAEDLNSSIETELWNSNLEDMKVRERIKLAVQIRLSNYAKLQNYREFLKNILSFSILPQNTYFSSKLLYRTVSAIWYGIHDQSTDFNYYTKRAILAGVYLSTILFFINDYSEDFADTLSFLDKRINNVMTFQKFKTRLNRMVRNFL, encoded by the coding sequence ATGGAACAAAAGTTAATAGTAGATGAGCTGATTAAGGTTATTCCATTTGAAGGAATAAGTGATGCAACCTTATTGAAAGTGTGCACGAACCTTAACCTAGCCAATAGTTTTTGTAAATTTCAAAATGGAATATATAGTGCTTTGGAGTACATAGCAGAGGACTTAAATAGCTCAATAGAAACTGAACTTTGGAATTCCAATTTAGAAGATATGAAGGTAAGAGAGCGGATAAAGTTAGCTGTCCAAATACGCCTTTCAAACTATGCTAAGTTACAAAATTACAGAGAGTTTTTAAAAAATATTTTATCATTCTCTATATTACCCCAAAATACATATTTTTCTAGTAAACTCTTGTACAGAACTGTTAGCGCGATTTGGTATGGCATTCATGATCAATCAACAGATTTTAACTACTATACAAAAAGAGCAATATTAGCTGGAGTGTACTTAAGTACGATACTTTTTTTTATCAATGATTATTCAGAAGATTTTGCAGATACCCTGTCGTTTCTTGACAAACGTATCAACAATGTCATGACATTTCAAAAGTTTAAAACCCGTTTGAATAGAATGGTAAGAAACTTCTTATAG
- the murD gene encoding UDP-N-acetylmuramoyl-L-alanine--D-glutamate ligase has translation MVRISYLEVQLNKYKNQSVAVFGLGKTGLSVINALTKSSAKIYAWDDNKEQIANAKKIYKECNYTHPNEYNWHEISTLILSPGVPIPTHWVVKLARSFDCKIKSDIELFLETKTTSQKVVGITGTNGKSTTTSLIGHILKSTGKKVAIGGNLGVPILDLERDAEIYVIEFSSFQLELINKINVDISVLLNITPDHIDRHGSMNNYIATKLKLINSSKIAVIGCDNKITADVFNKFTGNKIPISVTYSLVSFQRMTRKEKPLPTTQMIEGSARDLISLADNNLLDYSEQITGIDRNYLDPSVSYLDDKRSAEIQEISIKLENHNLSMSDMKVNLVSNVENIVAAHAVCKLLGVDSSTIVNEIKSFPGLRHRNEFLGKIHNVLFINDSKATNAESTEKAILSYKNIYWIVGGKSKKGGIESLSKHFTKIRKAFLIGESTEVFANIMENKIDYMKCYNLENAFKLAFEEAINSKEEVAILLSPACSSFDQWKNFEERGEAFCRMFENLRYNYM, from the coding sequence ATGGTTCGCATAAGTTATCTAGAAGTGCAACTAAACAAATACAAAAATCAAAGTGTTGCGGTTTTCGGCCTTGGTAAAACTGGTTTGTCCGTTATTAATGCTCTAACAAAAAGCAGTGCAAAAATATATGCATGGGATGATAATAAAGAGCAAATAGCAAATGCAAAAAAGATATATAAAGAGTGTAACTATACTCATCCCAATGAGTATAATTGGCATGAGATAAGCACACTAATTTTGAGCCCTGGAGTGCCAATACCAACGCATTGGGTAGTAAAACTTGCAAGAAGCTTTGACTGCAAAATAAAATCAGACATTGAGCTATTTCTCGAAACTAAAACTACAAGCCAGAAGGTTGTAGGCATCACCGGAACAAATGGCAAATCAACCACCACTTCACTAATAGGGCACATATTAAAATCCACAGGGAAAAAAGTAGCTATTGGCGGGAATTTAGGTGTGCCTATTTTGGATTTAGAAAGAGATGCAGAAATTTATGTAATTGAATTCTCCTCTTTTCAATTGGAGCTAATAAATAAAATTAATGTAGACATTTCTGTATTGCTCAACATCACACCAGACCACATAGATAGACATGGAAGTATGAATAACTACATAGCAACTAAATTAAAACTGATAAACAGTAGCAAGATTGCCGTGATAGGATGTGATAACAAAATTACCGCTGATGTATTCAATAAATTCACTGGGAACAAAATTCCAATTTCAGTAACATATTCCCTGGTGTCATTCCAGCGCATGACCAGAAAAGAAAAACCATTGCCAACTACTCAGATGATAGAGGGTAGTGCAAGAGATCTAATATCATTGGCAGATAACAATTTGCTTGATTATAGTGAACAGATTACTGGTATAGATCGAAATTATCTGGATCCCAGTGTCAGCTACTTGGATGACAAAAGGAGTGCTGAGATTCAGGAGATCTCGATAAAATTAGAGAATCACAACTTATCAATGAGTGATATGAAAGTAAACCTAGTATCCAATGTAGAAAATATAGTAGCTGCACACGCTGTGTGCAAGTTACTTGGAGTAGATAGCAGCACTATTGTCAATGAAATCAAATCCTTTCCAGGGCTAAGACACAGAAATGAATTTCTTGGCAAAATACATAATGTACTTTTTATCAACGATAGCAAAGCAACCAATGCAGAATCGACCGAAAAGGCAATTTTATCTTATAAAAACATATATTGGATTGTTGGCGGAAAAAGCAAAAAAGGCGGAATAGAATCATTAAGCAAGCATTTCACCAAGATTAGAAAAGCTTTTCTTATTGGAGAATCAACTGAAGTTTTTGCAAACATTATGGAGAACAAAATAGATTATATGAAGTGCTATAATCTAGAAAACGCATTTAAACTGGCTTTTGAAGAGGCCATAAATAGCAAAGAAGAAGTAGCGATATTACTTTCTCCTGCATGTTCTTCTTTTGATCAGTGGAAAAATTTTGAAGAGCGCGGTGAAGCATTTTGCAGAATGTTTGAAAATCTCAGGTACAATTATATGTGA
- a CDS encoding triosephosphate isomerase, whose protein sequence is MSFLIVANWKMNGTRSSFVNFIGKLNNKSNEITSKLVICPPFISFPSSIELNNNIKIGGQNCHHKEFGSYTGEISAGMLKELGCSYVILGHSERAHEKDSEIKLKSKTAIESGLHPIICVGENSEDYKNKKTKEVIEYQCKNRLPTQGEYTIAYEPIWAIGTGNVPNNDAIAEVVEIIKLCTGKKHIIYGGSVSSENIGNLLSIPNLLGVLIGSASLDFDHFYQIIQQVEKKLSLN, encoded by the coding sequence GGAAAATGAATGGAACACGTTCTTCATTTGTTAACTTTATAGGCAAACTTAACAACAAGAGCAACGAAATTACCTCTAAATTAGTAATTTGCCCTCCTTTTATATCATTTCCAAGCAGTATAGAGTTGAACAATAATATTAAAATAGGAGGACAGAATTGTCATCATAAAGAGTTCGGTTCTTACACAGGTGAAATTAGTGCAGGAATGTTGAAGGAACTAGGATGTAGTTACGTAATACTTGGACATTCTGAAAGGGCTCATGAAAAAGATAGTGAAATAAAACTTAAATCGAAAACAGCAATAGAATCAGGATTACACCCAATCATCTGTGTAGGTGAAAACTCAGAAGATTATAAAAATAAAAAAACAAAAGAAGTAATAGAATATCAATGCAAAAACCGTTTGCCAACACAAGGTGAATATACCATAGCATACGAACCGATATGGGCAATAGGAACAGGAAATGTGCCAAATAATGACGCAATTGCTGAGGTGGTAGAGATAATAAAATTGTGTACTGGTAAAAAACACATTATATATGGTGGCTCAGTCAGCTCAGAAAATATAGGAAACTTGCTCAGTATTCCAAATCTATTAGGAGTTTTAATTGGTAGTGCAAGCTTAGATTTTGATCACTTTTATCAAATTATACAACAAGTCGAGAAAAAACTTTCTCTTAATTAA